Sequence from the Paenibacillus tundrae genome:
TCCTTTTGAAAAATATCTTAAAACTCAAGTCCTGCTTCACGAGCCGCTTCAGCCAATGCTGCGATACGACCATGGTACAGATAACCACTACGGTCAAATACGATGTTGGAAACACCTTTGTCTTTCGCACGTTTAGCAACGAGTTCGCCAACTTTACGAGCTGATTCAACAGATGCACCATTTTGAATGTCGCTGCTCAATTCTTTGTCTACGGTAGACGCGGAAGCGATTGTTACACCAGCTACATCATCGATGATTTGAGCATACATATGTTTACCAGAACGGAATACGTTCAAACGTGGACGTGCTGCCGTTCCTTGGATTTTCTTACGAACGCGAAGGTGTCTTTTCAGACGAGCCTTATTTTTATCTGGTTTCGTAATCATCTCAGGGATTCACTCCTTTCAGGTTACCTCGCTGGCTTCAAAGCAGAAGCCACGGGGTATATTAGAAACACACGAAGCAAGCAAGCCGAAAGCCGCGCAAAGGCGGTAAGAGAAATCTTATTTCTTCTTACCGGCTTTACCTTCCTTACGGATGATACGCTCGCCTTCATATTTAATACCTTTACCTTTGTACGGCTCAGGTTCACGAACGGAACGAATTTTAGCAGCGTAAGCTCCTACGCGCTCTTTGTCGATTCCGCGAACGATGATTTTCGTATTCGAAGGAACTTCGAATTCGATTCCCGCTTCCGGTGTAATTTCAACCGGGTGAGAGTATCCAACGTTCAAAACGATTTTATCTCCGGATTTGCTTGCACGATATCCGACCCCAACCAGCTCCAGAGATTTTGCGAATCCTTCAGTAACGCCGCTCACCATGTTGTTTACAACGCTACGCGTTGTGCCGTGCAAAGAACGGTGAGTTTTGTTATCGGAAGGACGCACAACTGTAATTTCGTTGTTCTCAACTGTTACCTTCATATCTTTATGAAGTTCACGAGTCAGAGTTCCTTTTGGTCCTTTTACCGTAATAACGGTGTTGTCCAGTGTGATGTCCACACCACTTGGTACTGTAATTGGTTTGCGACCAATACGAGACATATGTTGCACCTCCTATCTTGTGACGTTATATTACCAAACGTAGCAGACTACTTCGCCGCCGGATTTTGATTGACGAGCTTCTTTGTCCGTCATGATACCTTTGGATGTTGAGATGATCGCGATTCCCAGGCCACCAAGTACACGAGGTACTTCGTTGCTTTTCGTGTATACACGAAGACCAGGTTTACTGATTCTTTTCAGACCAGTGATAACGCGCTCGTTATTTTGACCGTATTTCAGGAAAACACGGATAATCCCTTGTTTGTTATCATCGATAACTTCAGCATCACGGATGAAACCTTCACGCTTCAGGATATCGGCGATTTGTTTTTTCATTGTCGAAGCAGGCATTTCTACTGTTTCGTGGCGAACAGTGTTCGCGTTACGAATACGAGTAAGCATATCTGCAATTGGATCAGACATAGTCATTGTGAGTTAACCTCCTTCCCGTTCAGGACTTTTTACCAGCTTGCTTTTTTCACGCCAGGGATCTGGCCTTTATAAGCTAATTCACGGAAGCAAATTCTGCAAATTTTGAACTTCTGCAGTACCGAATGTGGACGTCCGCAACGCTCACAGCGTGTATAAGCACGTACTTTAAACTTTGGTGTACGTTGTTGTTTAACTTTCATCGAAGTTTTTGCCACTTAGCCTGACACCTCCTAAATAATTTCGGAGAAAAGGGAGTCTTTCCAGACACCCGGAAACGTTATGCCAACATTATTTAACGAAAGGCATTCCCAGTTGCGTGAGCAACTCACGGGACTCTTCGTCTGTT
This genomic interval carries:
- the rplR gene encoding 50S ribosomal protein L18, whose translation is MITKPDKNKARLKRHLRVRKKIQGTAARPRLNVFRSGKHMYAQIIDDVAGVTIASASTVDKELSSDIQNGASVESARKVGELVAKRAKDKGVSNIVFDRSGYLYHGRIAALAEAAREAGLEF
- the rplF gene encoding 50S ribosomal protein L6 translates to MSRIGRKPITVPSGVDITLDNTVITVKGPKGTLTRELHKDMKVTVENNEITVVRPSDNKTHRSLHGTTRSVVNNMVSGVTEGFAKSLELVGVGYRASKSGDKIVLNVGYSHPVEITPEAGIEFEVPSNTKIIVRGIDKERVGAYAAKIRSVREPEPYKGKGIKYEGERIIRKEGKAGKKK
- the rpsH gene encoding 30S ribosomal protein S8 translates to MTMSDPIADMLTRIRNANTVRHETVEMPASTMKKQIADILKREGFIRDAEVIDDNKQGIIRVFLKYGQNNERVITGLKRISKPGLRVYTKSNEVPRVLGGLGIAIISTSKGIMTDKEARQSKSGGEVVCYVW
- a CDS encoding type Z 30S ribosomal protein S14, with amino-acid sequence MAKTSMKVKQQRTPKFKVRAYTRCERCGRPHSVLQKFKICRICFRELAYKGQIPGVKKASW